In Haliscomenobacter hydrossis DSM 1100, the DNA window TGTTCCGGCCCGGCGCTGACTTTGGTTTCAGATTTTAGCGCCGACCAATGTTACCCCCGTGCCGTAGTAGGTCGCAATACCTTGACCTTGTTTGAATACGACGCCAACTACACCACCCAACGGACGGCCGGGCGGACCAACGAGTCACCACAGCAAATCTGGATTTCTTGCTACGACGGCATTGAAAAAGCCAACTGGATCATCGCCAAAGTACCCGATGCAATCATGGATGCAACCCGTAAAGGACAAATCATCGGCGAGGCTTATTTTTTGCGGGCATATTACCTCTGGACCTTGACCAAAACCTTTGGGGATGTGCCGATCAAAACGATGCCCAGCACCTCGGAGGAAGAGGCCATCGTGGGCAAAAGCCCCAAGGCCGATGTGTACAAACAGATTTACAGTGACCTGGATCAGGCTACGTCCGCTGGCTTGTTGTCATATCCAAGTGTAGAAAAAGGTCGGCCCTCCAAAGAAGTCGTCAGTGCCTTGTATGCCAAGGCCGCCCTGTACAACGAAGATTGGCAAAAAGCCTTACAAAAAGCCCAGGAAGTGATTAGCTCCGGCAAATACAGCCTGATGCCCGATGTACGCGATGTGTACCGCTACGACAAAGAAGACGCGGCGCGGATCGAAAACATGTGGGCTTTTGAATCAGCACCCATCTCTCCTGGTAGAGGACATCAATTGTCGGGTTTGTGTGGCCCGACGGGCAGTGCAGGGGTTGATTATTCCCGCAACTCGTTTGGTTCCATGTTCGCGTACCAAACTTTTTACGATTCCTTTGATCCCAAAGACAAGCGCCGCTTGTTGCTGGATACCACTTATGTCAATCGCGCTGGTGCCACCGTTCCGCAACGCAGCATTACCCCCATTACCACCAAAGGGGTATTGATCAAAAAATACCAAGATCCCATCTCTACAATCGGGTTGATCAACAACATTCCGCTGTTCAGATTGCCCGACATGTACCTGATTGCCGCCGAAGCGGAGGCACGCCTCAATGGCGCTTCGGCTAATGCCTATGGTTTTGTCAATGTCATCCGCAAACGGGCGGGTTTGGATGATCTGGCTGCCGGACTAAGCAAAGAGGCTTTCATCAATGCGGTAATCCAGGAACGCGCTTGGGAGTTTTTTGCCGAAGGCGATCGTTGGTATGACCTTACCCGCACCGGAACATTTCTTGCGGTAGTACCCAAGGCGGTGAACAACGTATATCCTGTACGTAACCCTACTGCCAAGAACAAGTACTTCCCGATTCCGCAAGACGAGATCAACGCCAACCCTAAAATTGAGCAGAATCCAGATTGGAAATAAGTATAATATTCATGTCCCCGGTAAAGTCTAATGTTTTACCGGGGCTTTTTTCACCCAATGAGCGCAATTCACACCTTAGTTTTTCTGCTTGTAGGCCTCGTGGCCTTCTCCCAAAACAAACCTTTGGTCAATCAAGCGGGATACAACCTGGGCGAAGCCAAACGGTTCGTTT includes these proteins:
- a CDS encoding RagB/SusD family nutrient uptake outer membrane protein, producing the protein MRNYHKLIGLCLAFALLNTSCELEETIYSSIYTEAFYKTAADAEKGLVAVYDPLADLCSGPALTLVSDFSADQCYPRAVVGRNTLTLFEYDANYTTQRTAGRTNESPQQIWISCYDGIEKANWIIAKVPDAIMDATRKGQIIGEAYFLRAYYLWTLTKTFGDVPIKTMPSTSEEEAIVGKSPKADVYKQIYSDLDQATSAGLLSYPSVEKGRPSKEVVSALYAKAALYNEDWQKALQKAQEVISSGKYSLMPDVRDVYRYDKEDAARIENMWAFESAPISPGRGHQLSGLCGPTGSAGVDYSRNSFGSMFAYQTFYDSFDPKDKRRLLLDTTYVNRAGATVPQRSITPITTKGVLIKKYQDPISTIGLINNIPLFRLPDMYLIAAEAEARLNGASANAYGFVNVIRKRAGLDDLAAGLSKEAFINAVIQERAWEFFAEGDRWYDLTRTGTFLAVVPKAVNNVYPVRNPTAKNKYFPIPQDEINANPKIEQNPDWK